The following is a genomic window from Euzebya rosea.
GGCCAGCCCCGACGGTCCGCAACGACACCCGCATGCGGCGTTCGACCGACCGGTCCGGCCCGCGGAACACCGCCCGGGCCATGGCGACGTTGGCCACGCCGACCTCGACCGCCAGGGTCCAGGCCAGGACGAGGATGCGCACGGGGCGGACCGGGACCGGATGGGCGGCGCCGCCGCGCAGCAGCAGCGCGCCGAGGACGATGCCGGAGACCACGGTCCCGGGGGTCACCGACCCCCACAGGACGACCCAGAAGGCCACCAGGACGGCGACCTGGGCGAGGAGCCCGACGACCGAGGTGGCGCCGGTGCGGTGTTCGGGGTCCATCATGGTCATCCGCCCTCCGTCGTCGCGGTCGGGTCGACGAGCTGGTCGGCGGCGCGCGTCGACAGCTCCAGCACGGGCCCGGCGGCGAGCGAGACCACCAGGGTGCCCGCCACCAGCACACCCGTTCCGGCCACGGCCCGTGGTGA
Proteins encoded in this region:
- a CDS encoding Na+/H+ antiporter subunit E, yielding MTMMDPEHRTGATSVVGLLAQVAVLVAFWVVLWGSVTPGTVVSGIVLGALLLRGGAAHPVPVRPVRILVLAWTLAVEVGVANVAMARAVFRGPDRSVERRMRVSLRTVGAGLDAAIALAVTLTPGTIAVGLERRPGRPTVLRLHVLDGTVEDTAASVHRIERRLQEAFGVDDGRVQPLPPGTEPAGEEYDDSPEEALT